Below is a window of Candidatus Viadribacter manganicus DNA.
CAATCGCCGCGCGGCCGCCCCGCCGCCGCCAAGCGAAAGCTAGATCCGCCCAGGGGCTCTGGGCTGACGACAATTCTCAGCCAGAGCCCGCCGGCGCCATGTGTTGCGAACCGCTCGCAAACATCGCCGCCCGTTGGCGCAGTCGTCAATTGCGCCTTCACAAAACGGCGTTACATAAGCTTTGCCGCGCGACCGGTTTGATTCCGGATTTGGGGCGCTCCCCAACGCGTTTGCATCTCTGAAGCTCCACAAAGCCGGATGCACAAACATGCCATCTCTGAACTCATTTAACGCCCGCACCACAATCAGCGTAGGCGCCAAGACCTTCACCTATTTCGATCTCAAGGCCGCCTCCGCGAACGGCCTGGGCGACATCTCGCGCCTGCCGATCTCGCTGAAAGTGCTGCTGGAGAACCTGCTGCGCACCGAGGACGGCGTCGCCGTGAAGAAGGCCGACATCCTCGCCATGACGTCCTGGCTGGTGAACAAGGGCAAGAACGAAGTCGAAATCGCCTTCAGCCCCGCGCGCGTGCTGATGCAGGATTTCACTGGCGTCCCAGCCGTCGTTGACCTTGCCGCCATGCGCGACGCCGCCGCGAAGCTCGGCGCCAATCCGGAAAAAATCAATCCGCTGGTGCCGGTCGATCTCGTCATCGACCACTCGGTGATGGTCGACCATTTCGGCGGCGCGGGTGCATTCAAACAGAACGTCGAATTGGAATATGAGCGTAACGTCGAACGCTACCAATTCTTGCGCTGGGGTCAGCAAGCGTTTCAAGATTTCCGCGTCGTCCCGCCTGGCACCGGCATCTGCCACCAAGTGAACCTCGAATATCTCGGCCAATCAGTCTGGGTCCGCGACATCGACGGCGAAACCTACGCTTATCCCGACACCGTGGTCGGCACTGACAGCCACACGACCATGATCAATGGTATTGGCGTCCTCGGCTGGGGCGTCGGCGGGATTGAAGCCGAAGCGGCAATGCTCGGCCAATCGATCTCGATGCTGATCCCGGAAGTCATCGGTTTTCGTCTCTCCGGCAAATTGCCGGAAGGCGCCACCGCCACCGACCTTGTGCTCACCGTCACCCAAATGCTGCGAAAGAAGGGCGTTGTCGGCAAGTTCGTAGAATTCTACGGCCCGGGCCTTGCCACCATGAGCGTCGAAGATCGCGCCACCATCGCAAACATGGCTCCAGAATACGGCGCCACCTGTGGCTTCTTCCCGGTCGACGCCAAGACCATCGACTACCTCAAAGCCACGGGCCGCGATCCGGCGCGCGTTGCGTTGGTTGAGGCGTACTGCAAGCAGCAAGGCCTCTGGCTCACGGACGAGGAGCCGGAATTCACCGACACGCTTGAACTCTCACTCGCGGACGTGCGCCCATCGCTTGCCGGCCCCAAGCGTCCGCAGGACCGCGTTGTTCTCGGCGGCGTTGCCGAGGGCTTCACGAAGGTGATGACCGATGAATTCCGCAAGAGCGCGGAATTGAACAAGCGCGCACCGGTCAACGACGCCAATCACGATATTGGACATGGTGATGTCGTGATTGCTGCAATCACCTCATGCACCAACACATCGAACCCCAGCGTGCTGATCGCGGCCGGACTATTGGCGCGAAATGCGGTGGCGAAGGGCCTTGGCACAAAGCCGTGGGTGAAGACCTCGCTTGCGCCTGGCTCACAAGTCGTCACCGACTACTTGGCGAAATCTGGCCTCGGCAAATCGCTGGACGCCCTCGGTTTCAACCTTGTGGGCTATGGCTGCACGACCTGCATCGGCAATTCAGGCCCGCTGCCGCCGGCGATTTCAGCCTCTGTCGCTGAGAACGATCTCGTCGTGGCGTCAGTGCTTTCTGGCAACCGCAACTTCGAAGGGCGCGTGAACCAGGACGTTCGTGCGAACTACCTCGCATCGCCGCCCCTCGTCGTCGCCTACGCACTAGCGGGTTCAGTCTATGCGAACCTCGAGACCGATCCGATCGGCACAGGCAACGATGGCCAGCCCGTTTATCTACGCGACATCTGGCCATCGAATGCCGAGATCGAACAGGTGGTGCGCAACGCCGTCACCAAGGAGATGTTTGACGCGCGCTACGGAAACGTGTTCGCCGGCGATCAACACTGGCAAAACATCAAAGTCGGCGCGGGCCGCACCTATGGCTGGGATGCAAAGTCCACCTACGTACAAAACCCGCCCTACTTTGCCGGCATGAGCATGAGCCCCACGCCGCCGACCGACGTCGTCGAGGCGCGCGTTCTCGGCCTCTTCGGTGACTCGATCACGACAGATCACATCAGCCCGGCTGGCTCGATCAAGAAGGTGAGCCCCGCAGGCGCCTACCTCACCGAGCACGGCGTTGCGCAAGCAGACTTCAACTCCTACGGCGCACGCCGTGGCAACCACGAAGTCATGATGCGCGGCACGTTTGCGAACATCCGCATCAAGAACCAGATGGTCAAAAACGACGATGGTTCGGTGGTCGAAGGTGGCTTCACCATCCACCATCCGTCGGGCGAGCGCATGTTCATCTACGACGCCGCCATGCGCTACAAACAAGAAGGCCGCGAACTCGTGATCTTCGCGGGTAAGGAATACGGCACCGGTTCGTCACGCGATTGGGCCGCCAAGGGCACGACCCTCCTAGGGGTCCGCGCCGTGGTGGCGGAGAGCTTCGAACGTATCCACCGGTCCAATCTGATCGGCATGGGCGTGTTGCCGCTACAATTCCTTGACGGCCAAAGCTGGGCCAGCCTTGGCCTCACCGGCGAGGAAACGGTTTCGATCGCCAACGTCGCCGGTCTCGGCCCCCGCCAGAAGGTGACGCTCAAAATCACCCGCGCAAACGGCAAGACCGAGGACCTGGAGGTCCATTGCCGGATCGACACCGAAAACGAGGTGGAATACCTCCGTAATGGGGGAATTCTCCATTATGTGCTGCGCGGTCTGGCCCGAGGCTAAGCTGAAGCGGCCCCGTCACAACGGTTTGATTCGAACCGAAGCGGCGGGGCCTGCATGGTCGTGCGCATGATCGTCCGGTTCCTCATCGCCCTGGCCGTCGCCGCGGCGGTGAACGCAACGCCTGCGCTTGCCCAGACCCAGGGCCGCCGCGCCGAAACGGTGGTGGAGCTCTACACCAGTCAGGGCTGCACCCAGTGTCCGCGCGCCAACCGCCTGCTGGGCATGTTCTCGCGTGAAGACAATGTGCTCGCACTCACCTTCCCAGTCGGGATTTGGGACTACCTGGGCTGGCACGACACCTTCGCACAACCCGAATTTGCCGAACGCCAGCGCTCCTACTCGCAGACGCTCCGCGTTCGCGGCCGCTTCACGCCACAACTTGTCGTCAACGGCGCGCGAACGATCAGCGCCTCCGATTGGGATGAGGCGCGCGCGATCTATGAAGATCAGCAGCGCGCAGGCTGGCCTGCGTCCGCGCCGGACCTCTCGCTTACCCTGCTCCGCAATGGCCGCGCCCGCGCGACTGTCGGCGCCGGACCTGCCGGCGTCAGCGCGGACGTCTGGATGCTCGCTTACGATCCAGGTCCGCTCACTGTCGTCATCACCGGCGGCGTGAACCGCAACCGTTCAGTGCCGCACTACAACCTGGTGAAATGGATCGAACGCGTCGGCACTTGGAACGGGGCCAGCGTCTGGCACGAGCGCCCACGCTGCCAGCCCGAATGCGCCGTGATCGTGCAAGAGCCCAACGGCGGGCGCATCCTCGCCGCCAGCTACACCCACCGGCCTACCCGCTACTGAGCCTTACTCGGCGCTTGCAATGAGCCTGCTCAGCGGCGGCGCAAACGCTTCCGCTTCCATATCGCTCAGCGCATAAGCCCAATCGGACGCAGGCGTATTCAACGCAACAGCCGCCGCTTCCTGTTCTGGCGCACTGGCGCGCGCCACCAGCTTCACCCACGTATGATTGTCGCTGGCGATCAATTCCGCATCAATGACGATGCCATCGAAGGTCGTAGCGCGCACGCGCGCGCGCGGCGTGCCTTGGATCGCCGGCGCGGTGCGGACATCGATCGGCGCTAGCTGGGTGATGCGTTCCGCCGTGGCAGTGAGTGTCGATTGCGCAAGCGGCGCCAGGGCCGGCGACGCAAGCCGCCACGGCTGATCAGCACCGTCGCGCGCCAAGATGTATGCGCGCCCCTCGGCGGGAATGACCTCAACGCGGGCCAAGTGATCCCCGGTCAGGTTGATCGGCCGCAAATCAAGCCACGAAGCCACGTCTCGCAGCGGTGGCAGATCGCCATCGACCGACCAGGTTTGTTCCTGATCGGGGCGACGGACATAGGTTCCAGCAGTCTCGACGCCGAGAATAAGGTTCACCAAAAGCGCGCCGCGTCCGTCTTCAATCTGAACCAGCACGCCGCGCCCGCCTTGGCGCGGATCGGTAACGCCCAGCCGCTCATGCTTGGAGGCGTCATTCGTCATGCGGCGCACGTAGCGCAGCGCTTCCAGGCCTTCTGTCAGTTGGGCCAAGCGCGACGACAGCACCGGATAGTCGTCGCGATCACGCATCGCCCAGCCCTGTTCGGTCCGCTCAATGCGATAGGTGGCCTCAGCGCTCGTAATGGTGATGCGCTGGGCGCCGCCAATCGTGTCCTCAATGCCTGGAAGAACTGGACCCGCCGCACTTGAGGGGCTCGTGCTGCGCGACTCGATCGCCACCGTGACAGCGGCGGTCGCAACGAGCGCGCCAGCGATCAGAAACAATGTGAGCGAACGCGCTCTGCGGCGTTCTGCAAGGCCAGTCGTCATCGCCCCGCACTCCCGCGCCGTTGACGGCGCCAAAACAGAAACAGCCCCGCACCCGCAATCAGCAGCGGCGCCAGCCAGACATTGATGAAGATAACGAGGGCCTGCAGTCGATCGATATCGCTGCGCAGATCGCGAACCAGCCCGCGCAACTCGGTGCGAATTTGCCCCTCACGCTGCCTGTATTCATCCACCGCCGCCTGCTCTTCAGGCGTGAGCTCTGCGCCAAGATCGCCTGCAAAGAAACCTGAGCCGCGTCCCCGCGCCTGCAATTCCTGCAAGCGCGACTGAGTCTCCTGAAGATCGGCTTCCAACTCGCGCTGGCGGCTTTCGATGCGACGCTGAGCATCGCGCTCCATATCTTCCAACAGCTTCATCGAACGTTGCGCGGGCGCCCGCGAGCGCAGTGACACCAGCGCATCTGACCCACCGAGGACATCAATGGCGTTTAACGCAAACGAGGCGTTGTCCGCAGCAGCGCCGCCGCTTTGCGGATCGACGTAGAAATCATCGGCGAGAAAATCCGTGTCAGCGACGATCACCAGCTGCGCCGGCGTTGCTGACGTGCGCAGCGGCGTGGCCGGCCCTTCTTGTGCAGGCTGTTGCACCGGCGCCGCCGGCGCTTCTGTTGGCGGCGCCTCACGAACAGGCTCTGGCTCAGCCGCAGGCGCACCTTCCGGGAAGGCCGTCGTGAGATTGCCAGAGACACGCAACGCGACGTTTTCCACGCGTCCACCACTCGGCGGCCACATGTTCATAATGTCCATCGGCGTCGGGCGCATCAGCGCTTGCTCCGCAGCCAAACGCATCGTGTGACCGCTCGTGCGCACAAGCGGCACGACGCTGACACCCTCTAGCTCAGTTCGACGCGACAGGCCGCCGGCGAGGCCGAAATTGATTCCGCGGCGCAGCCACGCCGTCATGAGGTCTTCGCTGTCGAGACGCTCGGCAGGCACTTGGAAGAAGAGCGGCTGCGGCGCCTGCCCGGTTTGTCCGGTTGTTGGATCCTGGACCGAAACTGGCAGAGCACCCTCCAGATCAAGCACGACAGTCGGCGCCATCGAGATGCCCCACGCCCCAAGCAATGGCTCAAGCGTCGAGGCCGTCGGCGGCGGCAACACGGGATTGAACGGATCGAAGCCAGTCGAACTCATCGCCGCCTGCATCGACGCAGGATCGAGCGCGATGAACGCGCGGCCGCGCCGCAAGATGAACTGATCGACCGCGTAGAGCTGCTGTGGCGAAAGCGATCCTGGATGAATGATCGCGAGGACGTCTGTGTTCGCCGGGATCTCGGTGAAATTCGGCGCAAGCTTGGTCACCTCGAGCAAGCGGCCCATCTCGGTGGCGAACACAGATTGGCTGCCCGCGCCCGCTGTCGGATCGGCGGACGCAGCCGGGTTCAGCGGCAGCGATGTGATGAGCGCAACGCGCGTACGCTCCGGATTTTCCAGCTCATAGATGAGCCGCGTGAGCTCATATTCTAGAAACGCTTCACGTTGCGGATCGAACAACGGGATCGCGCGCGTATCGTCGATGGCGTTCGCGCCAACGAGGCCGAAATAAATCGGGTCAGCGCCTTCGTACGGACGCACGGCTTGCACGCCAGCTTCTGACGCAGCGTCCTCCGCCTCTGTGAATGGCTCAACGTTCACTTCGGTGAAGCGGACGCGGCCATTTGAACGCGCCTCGAAGGTTTGGAGCATCTCGCGAACGCGCGAAGCGTAGGCCTGCAACTGCGGCACCGGCTGAGCGGCGTCCCGCGAGTAGTAGAGCGTCAGCTGCACCGGCTCGGTGAGTTCGTTCAACGTTTGCTGGGTGCCTTGGCTGATCGAATAGAGATGGCTCTCTGTCAGATCCAGGCGCCAAGAGCGAAACCAAGAATTGGCGATCACGTTCGATGCGACGAACGCAACGAAGAGCGCCAAGGCGGCAAAGAGGGCATAACGGCGTGCACTCATGATCAGCCTCCCCGCCGCGCATCAACCGCAAGCGCGGTGAAGCCCAAACAGAGAGCGATCAGCGACACGAAGTAGAACACCGAACGAAACTCCACGACGCCGCGCTGAGCGGCGTCGAAATGATGCAGGATCGAGAAGCGAGCGATGCCCTCGGCTACGCCGCCACTGACAAACCCGGAGAAGAAATCGAGCACGAGCGGGAGCCCGAGCGCTGTCAGCAGGAACGACACCAGGACGGCCAGAACGAAGGCAACGATCTGCGCCTGCGTCAGAGAGGACATGACAGAGCCAATCGCGATGTAGGCGCCCGCCATTAGCAAACTGCCAAGATAAGCCGTGAAGATCGCCGCATTGTCCGGCGAACCCAAAGCGCTGACCGTGATCCACAGCGGCAAGGTGAGCACCAGCGCAACGCCCGCGATGGTCCATGCGGCCAAGAACTTGCCGAGAACCAGCGACCAAGTCGGCGCTGGAAGCGTCATCAGCAATTCTATCGCGCCGGAACGGCTCTCCTCGGCCCAAAGGCGCATAGAAACCGCCGGCAGGAAAACCATGAAGATCCAAGGGTGGAACGCGAAGAATGGCGTCAGGTCCGCACGGCGCGATTCAAACAACCCACCGATCTGGAACGTGAACAGCCCAATCGAAAATAGAAACACCGCGACGAACACGTAGGCCGTGGGCGTCGTGATGTAGGAGAGCAGCTCGCGCCGATAGACGGCCGCCAAGCTTGCTAAACCCGGACGCTTCTTCATACGCGCTCCTCCCCGCGAGTGAGCGACGCGAAAGCGCGTTCGAGACTGCCGTGCTCTTCCTTCAGCGCGGCCGGCGTCTTGTCCGCAACGATGCGGCCTTGGTCGATCACGATCGCGCGTGTGCAGACCGCCTCCACCTCTTCCAGACTGTGCGTTGAGATGATGAGCCCCCGTTCTTCACCCAAACGCTTGATCAAGTCCCGCACGGCGTGACGCTGGTTCGGATCAAGACCGTCTGTCGGCTCATCGAGAATGAGGAGCATGGGGTCATGCAGCAGAGCGGCCGCCAAACCGACACGGCGTCGGTACCCCTTTGAAAGCGTCTCGATCGGACGATCGATGGTATCGCCCAAGCGAGCATCTTGCGCCGCACGGCGCACAGCGTGACGCGCCGCCTCGCGACTCATGCCGCGCGTTTCGGCGACGAAGCGCAGGAAACTCCAGGGTGTCATCTCGCCGTAAAGCGGCGCACCTTCAGGCAGATAGCCAACGCGCTCCTGGGCGCGGCGGCGATCCTGGGCAACGTCGATATTGAAGATTTTGGCGGCGCCCTCGTCGGGCTCCAGATAGCCGGCGATCATTCGCATCGTTGTCGTCTTGCCGGCCCCGTTAGGACCCAAAAAACCAACGATTTCTCCGACGTCGAGTGCAAAACCAATGCCGTCTACCGCAACGCGCCGGCCAAAGGTTTTGCGCAGACCATCGACCTGCAGCAGCATGTGGATTGGATCCCCGTGCGAAATTGAGCGCCGCTCTTACGGGCGATTTGGCCAAAAGGCCACCGGTTCTTATCCACAGACGTTGCGAATCAGCCGAGGCGATTCCGCGCGGTTCTAGCGCTTTGGTTAAACGCTTTGTGGCGCCTCAAGTCTAAGAAGAGTTCGCGTACGTCTCCACAAAGCCGCCCGTGCAGACTTTCGCGCGCATCGGCGCCTGATCGACGCGAAACGCCATTGGACAAAGGGTTTTCAGAGCCCCAAAGCAGCAAGGCCCGCGATGAACGCGGGCCTTGCGAGAAACTTTGTGGTCGGTCGAAGCGCGCACCCCGGGGGGCTGGGGGGGCTGATGGATACCGGAGTACGAGCCTTTCTCCGACCGACCACGATCATAGGGTCGCGCCGCAATGCGGCGAGGGCAAGCACAAAATCCGGCGAAAAGCGGATGTGCCGCATTTGTAATATTGGTCGCGGTGCGCTTTGCTGAAATCCACGCGCTGTGAATAACATGAGGCATCACGCATGAACGGACGCACGGTGTTTTTCGAGCGTCCAGAACTCGATCGCCTGCTGCGCTTCTATGGGCGCATGGTAGCGGCCGGCGAATGGCGTGACTATGCGCTTGATGCTTTGCCTGATCGCGCCCTCTTCAGTGTCTACCGAAGGACAAGCGAGGCGCCCCTCTTCCAAATCGAAAAGCGCCCCGAAGAAGCGCGAAAGAATGGTGCTTACAGCGTTCGGGCGGTGGACGGCCGCATTCTTCGGCGCGGCCACGAGCTTGAGCGTGTCCTTGCTGTCCTTGAGCCCAAACGAATGCGGGTCGTCGGCGACTAACAAAAACGCCCCGGCCGAAGCCAGGGCGTTTGCCGTACTCACCTGCGAGACGCCGCTTAGTTGCGCGGCGACATCAAGCTCAGGATGAATTGGAACAGGTTGATGAAGTTGATGTAGAGGCTGAGTGCGCCGTATGTCGTAGCAACAGACATCGCACGTTGGTCGCCGCCCAGCTGATAATACATGTGCTTCAGGCGCTGGGTATCGAACGCCACCAAACCTGCAAACACGAGCACGCCGATCACGGAGATCACGAAGCTCATCATGCTGCTTTGGATAAACATGTTCACGATCGATGCGATGATCAGACCGATCACGCCCATGATCAGAAACACGCCAAAGCCCGAAAGGTCGCGTTTCGTTGTGTAGCCCCAAAGGCTAAGGCCGCCGAATGCCGCGGACGTCGTCAAAAACGCCTTGGCTACGATCAGCATCCCGTCGGGAATACGCGCATAATAATAAACGAGCGCGCCCATGCCGACGCCGATAAGCGCGACCACGCTCCAATAGACTAGATTTGCACCTGTCGGTGACGGGTTACGCATCGCGAAGCTGGAAATCAGCAAGATCGCGAGCGGGCCGAACATAACCAAATATGCTTGCGGGCCAGAGAAGATCGCAGCCATCAGCGCCGGCGTTGTGCCGACCACCCAGGCGAGCCCCGCCGTCAGCGCCAAACCTAGCGCCATCTTATTGTAGATGCCGAGCATGAAGGCCCGAAGACCCGCATCGACGGCCATATCCGCTCGGCCGGTCGGTACCGATCGTGCCTGGGCGTGATAATCGGACATTAGATGTAACCTCCTGGTCGCGGAAGAATCCCGCAGCTTGCCTTTGACGAATATGGCGACGCCTTCCCCATGCGGCAAGAAAAAGCGGGGGCGCCACAGAGCGTTGCGCCTCTCCGCCACAGGCCTAGAATTGGGTCGAAAAGTGGCAAGGGAACTTTTCCCCGGCCACCGAGCGTTTCACGTCCGAGGGCCGTTCTGGCGCCATTCGGCGCCGTGGCGGTCGAATCGCGCTAGGAGCGAGCGCGGAGGGTGAGCCGGGGTGGCTGACGAGAACGATCCAAACCAGCCTGGGGACGACCCGCAGGCCGAAACGCCCAAAGAGGGCGATGGCGCAACGCCCCCTGTTGAGGGCGCGGCAAGCGATGCACTGCCGCCGAGCGAGCCATCGCCGGAGGTCAGCGACCCACTCGAAGAGACCTCCCCTATCATCGAGGCCGATGCCGAAGAACCGGCGCCTCCTGAAGAACCACCCGCTCCTGCGGAACTGGCGCTTCCAGAGGAACTGGCGGCGGAAGAACCAACGCCCGACGCATTGATCCATCCATCGCCGGAGGTCAGCGACCCACTCGAAGAGACCTCCCCTATCATCGAGGCCGATGCCGAAGAACCGGCGCCTCCTGAAGAACCACCCGCTCCTGCGGAACTGGCGCTTCCAGAGGAACTGGCGGCGGAAGAACCAACGCCCGACGCATTGATCCATGAGGAATTGTTCGAACACCCGGAGGCGGTCGATCCGCCACCGCCCGAAGAATTGCCCCCTATTCCTGACGACTTGCCAATCGCCGCACGGGACGCCGAGCCCGAAGCGATAGCCAGCGAACCCGCGCCGGTCCAACCGCCGGCGAAGACAAGCGACGAGCTTCCCGCTCAGTATTTCCGCGCCGCAGGCGACCCAGAAGAAGCGCAGGACGAGCCACCTGCAACGCTCTTAGGGCGCATTCAAGAACGCATCGCCACTACAGCGCGTGACGCGCGCACGGTGCTTGAGCCCAAGTGGGTGGCGTTCTACGGCGCGGCGCGCGCGTTCGGCGGCGAGATGTGGAACCGCCTGCGCGGCATCAAGCGTCCGCGCAATGTGCGTGAAGCTGCGGTTTGGAGCGGTTGGGCTGCGGCGGGCGGCGTCGCGCTCATAGTCGCGTTCTTCTTCTTCATCACATGGGATCTGCCGTCCACCGACGATGTATGGGAAGCAACAGGCAGCCAGTCGATCACCTTCCTCGATCGCAACGGCCACGTCATTCTGCGCGAGGGCGCACAGAACGCACCGCCTGTCGATCTCGCATCTTTGCCACCATACGTGGCGCAGGCTTTCGTCGCGATCGAGGATCGCCGCTTTTACGATCACTTTGGGGTTGATGTCGGCGGCATGATGCGAGCCGGCGCGGAAAACTTACGTGCGGGCCGCGTCGTGCAAGGCGGTTCAACCATCACTCAGCAATTAGCGAAGAACCTCTTCCTCACCAATGACCGCACGTGGCGGCGCAAATTCCAGGAAATCGCCATGGCGATTTGGTTGGAAGGCCGCTTCACCAAGGACGAAATTCTCGCACTCTACTTATCGCGCGTGTATTTCGGCGCCGGCGCGTACGGCATCGAAGCGGCTGCGGAGCGTTATTTCGATCGCCCTGCCCGTGAACTGACCCTCCTCCAAGCGGCGATGATCGCAGGCCTGGTGAAAGCGCCTTCCCGATTGAACCCAGCACGTCAGGATATTGCGGCGGCGCGCGATCGCGCCAGCGTTGTCCTCG
It encodes the following:
- the acnA gene encoding aconitate hydratase AcnA — encoded protein: MPSLNSFNARTTISVGAKTFTYFDLKAASANGLGDISRLPISLKVLLENLLRTEDGVAVKKADILAMTSWLVNKGKNEVEIAFSPARVLMQDFTGVPAVVDLAAMRDAAAKLGANPEKINPLVPVDLVIDHSVMVDHFGGAGAFKQNVELEYERNVERYQFLRWGQQAFQDFRVVPPGTGICHQVNLEYLGQSVWVRDIDGETYAYPDTVVGTDSHTTMINGIGVLGWGVGGIEAEAAMLGQSISMLIPEVIGFRLSGKLPEGATATDLVLTVTQMLRKKGVVGKFVEFYGPGLATMSVEDRATIANMAPEYGATCGFFPVDAKTIDYLKATGRDPARVALVEAYCKQQGLWLTDEEPEFTDTLELSLADVRPSLAGPKRPQDRVVLGGVAEGFTKVMTDEFRKSAELNKRAPVNDANHDIGHGDVVIAAITSCTNTSNPSVLIAAGLLARNAVAKGLGTKPWVKTSLAPGSQVVTDYLAKSGLGKSLDALGFNLVGYGCTTCIGNSGPLPPAISASVAENDLVVASVLSGNRNFEGRVNQDVRANYLASPPLVVAYALAGSVYANLETDPIGTGNDGQPVYLRDIWPSNAEIEQVVRNAVTKEMFDARYGNVFAGDQHWQNIKVGAGRTYGWDAKSTYVQNPPYFAGMSMSPTPPTDVVEARVLGLFGDSITTDHISPAGSIKKVSPAGAYLTEHGVAQADFNSYGARRGNHEVMMRGTFANIRIKNQMVKNDDGSVVEGGFTIHHPSGERMFIYDAAMRYKQEGRELVIFAGKEYGTGSSRDWAAKGTTLLGVRAVVAESFERIHRSNLIGMGVLPLQFLDGQSWASLGLTGEETVSIANVAGLGPRQKVTLKITRANGKTEDLEVHCRIDTENEVEYLRNGGILHYVLRGLARG
- a CDS encoding DUF1223 domain-containing protein; translated protein: MVVRMIVRFLIALAVAAAVNATPALAQTQGRRAETVVELYTSQGCTQCPRANRLLGMFSREDNVLALTFPVGIWDYLGWHDTFAQPEFAERQRSYSQTLRVRGRFTPQLVVNGARTISASDWDEARAIYEDQQRAGWPASAPDLSLTLLRNGRARATVGAGPAGVSADVWMLAYDPGPLTVVITGGVNRNRSVPHYNLVKWIERVGTWNGASVWHERPRCQPECAVIVQEPNGGRILAASYTHRPTRY
- a CDS encoding DUF4340 domain-containing protein — translated: MTTGLAERRRARSLTLFLIAGALVATAAVTVAIESRSTSPSSAAGPVLPGIEDTIGGAQRITITSAEATYRIERTEQGWAMRDRDDYPVLSSRLAQLTEGLEALRYVRRMTNDASKHERLGVTDPRQGGRGVLVQIEDGRGALLVNLILGVETAGTYVRRPDQEQTWSVDGDLPPLRDVASWLDLRPINLTGDHLARVEVIPAEGRAYILARDGADQPWRLASPALAPLAQSTLTATAERITQLAPIDVRTAPAIQGTPRARVRATTFDGIVIDAELIASDNHTWVKLVARASAPEQEAAAVALNTPASDWAYALSDMEAEAFAPPLSRLIASAE
- a CDS encoding GldG family protein; this encodes MSARRYALFAALALFVAFVASNVIANSWFRSWRLDLTESHLYSISQGTQQTLNELTEPVQLTLYYSRDAAQPVPQLQAYASRVREMLQTFEARSNGRVRFTEVNVEPFTEAEDAASEAGVQAVRPYEGADPIYFGLVGANAIDDTRAIPLFDPQREAFLEYELTRLIYELENPERTRVALITSLPLNPAASADPTAGAGSQSVFATEMGRLLEVTKLAPNFTEIPANTDVLAIIHPGSLSPQQLYAVDQFILRRGRAFIALDPASMQAAMSSTGFDPFNPVLPPPTASTLEPLLGAWGISMAPTVVLDLEGALPVSVQDPTTGQTGQAPQPLFFQVPAERLDSEDLMTAWLRRGINFGLAGGLSRRTELEGVSVVPLVRTSGHTMRLAAEQALMRPTPMDIMNMWPPSGGRVENVALRVSGNLTTAFPEGAPAAEPEPVREAPPTEAPAAPVQQPAQEGPATPLRTSATPAQLVIVADTDFLADDFYVDPQSGGAAADNASFALNAIDVLGGSDALVSLRSRAPAQRSMKLLEDMERDAQRRIESRQRELEADLQETQSRLQELQARGRGSGFFAGDLGAELTPEEQAAVDEYRQREGQIRTELRGLVRDLRSDIDRLQALVIFINVWLAPLLIAGAGLFLFWRRQRRGSAGR
- a CDS encoding ABC transporter permease subunit, whose product is MKKRPGLASLAAVYRRELLSYITTPTAYVFVAVFLFSIGLFTFQIGGLFESRRADLTPFFAFHPWIFMVFLPAVSMRLWAEESRSGAIELLMTLPAPTWSLVLGKFLAAWTIAGVALVLTLPLWITVSALGSPDNAAIFTAYLGSLLMAGAYIAIGSVMSSLTQAQIVAFVLAVLVSFLLTALGLPLVLDFFSGFVSGGVAEGIARFSILHHFDAAQRGVVEFRSVFYFVSLIALCLGFTALAVDARRGG
- a CDS encoding ABC transporter ATP-binding protein, coding for MLLQVDGLRKTFGRRVAVDGIGFALDVGEIVGFLGPNGAGKTTTMRMIAGYLEPDEGAAKIFNIDVAQDRRRAQERVGYLPEGAPLYGEMTPWSFLRFVAETRGMSREAARHAVRRAAQDARLGDTIDRPIETLSKGYRRRVGLAAALLHDPMLLILDEPTDGLDPNQRHAVRDLIKRLGEERGLIISTHSLEEVEAVCTRAIVIDQGRIVADKTPAALKEEHGSLERAFASLTRGEERV
- a CDS encoding DUF2794 domain-containing protein, with amino-acid sequence MNGRTVFFERPELDRLLRFYGRMVAAGEWRDYALDALPDRALFSVYRRTSEAPLFQIEKRPEEARKNGAYSVRAVDGRILRRGHELERVLAVLEPKRMRVVGD
- a CDS encoding Bax inhibitor-1 family protein produces the protein MSDYHAQARSVPTGRADMAVDAGLRAFMLGIYNKMALGLALTAGLAWVVGTTPALMAAIFSGPQAYLVMFGPLAILLISSFAMRNPSPTGANLVYWSVVALIGVGMGALVYYYARIPDGMLIVAKAFLTTSAAFGGLSLWGYTTKRDLSGFGVFLIMGVIGLIIASIVNMFIQSSMMSFVISVIGVLVFAGLVAFDTQRLKHMYYQLGGDQRAMSVATTYGALSLYINFINLFQFILSLMSPRN
- a CDS encoding transglycosylase domain-containing protein; the protein is MADENDPNQPGDDPQAETPKEGDGATPPVEGAASDALPPSEPSPEVSDPLEETSPIIEADAEEPAPPEEPPAPAELALPEELAAEEPTPDALIHPSPEVSDPLEETSPIIEADAEEPAPPEEPPAPAELALPEELAAEEPTPDALIHEELFEHPEAVDPPPPEELPPIPDDLPIAARDAEPEAIASEPAPVQPPAKTSDELPAQYFRAAGDPEEAQDEPPATLLGRIQERIATTARDARTVLEPKWVAFYGAARAFGGEMWNRLRGIKRPRNVREAAVWSGWAAAGGVALIVAFFFFITWDLPSTDDVWEATGSQSITFLDRNGHVILREGAQNAPPVDLASLPPYVAQAFVAIEDRRFYDHFGVDVGGMMRAGAENLRAGRVVQGGSTITQQLAKNLFLTNDRTWRRKFQEIAMAIWLEGRFTKDEILALYLSRVYFGAGAYGIEAAAERYFDRPARELTLLQAAMIAGLVKAPSRLNPARQDIAAARDRASVVLDEMVNMGFISAAEREAALQQELTISRRNPAGVLSYYRDWIDPLLNDVIGQQRDDFVVETTIDIAAQRAGDEAINGVLTEQGEARRVSQAALVAMDDEGGVRALVGGRDYDQSQFNRATQARRQPGSSFKYFIYLAAMENGLTPWSVREDAPITIYIDGQPPWTPGNYTNEFHGPTELTRAYALSYNMVAIRVANEVGGQNVIDVARRLGVRSPLANYHSLALGAQEITLMEMTQAYGAMASEGYNLEAHGITRIRRASSNETVWAFRQANRHRVIEERPLRYMNYMMRRVVDAGTGAAARISGRQVGGKTGTGNDYRDAWFIGYVPGLVAGVWAGNDNFTETGRVTGGSLPTEIWARFMPTALRNTPVRALELPREEDYDTGVTDPESPELTAVGAPIGAVIGAPQPAPPDNEDRSLDFGPEG